In the genome of Labeo rohita strain BAU-BD-2019 chromosome 24, IGBB_LRoh.1.0, whole genome shotgun sequence, one region contains:
- the fbxo45 gene encoding F-box/SPRY domain-containing protein 1 has product MSGAGAGGGAQSAGLGAAAAGCCSSSSGAGSAALLGGGSGIAGRLPTRVLEHVLSYLELPDLMNCSLVCWHWYNCLADENSEVWRSLCARSLSEEALRSDILCNLASYKSKLKSFQHALSSHDCSRNVYIKKNGFTLHRNPIAQSTDGARGKIGFSEGRHAWEIWWEGPLGTVAVIGIATKRAPMQCQGYVALLGSDDQSWGWNLVDNNLLHNGEVNGNFPQCNNAPKYQIGERIRVILDMDDKTLAFERGFEFLGVAFRGLPKTCLFPAVSAVYGNTEVTMVYLGRPLDG; this is encoded by the exons ATGTCTGGCGCAGGGGCCGGTGGAGGGGCGCAGTCTGCGGGGCTGGGCGCTGCCGCCGCGGGCTGCTGCTCCTCCTCGTCGGGCGCCGGTTCTGCCGCATTATTAGGCGGAGGATCGGGCATCGCGGGCCGGTTACCCACCCGAGTTCTCGAGCATGTATTGTCATATCTGGAGCTGCCGGATCTCATGAACTGCTCGCTCGTTTGCTGGCACTGGTACAACTGTCTGGCGGATGAAAACAGCGAGGTGTGGCGGAGTCTGTGCGCCCGCTCGCTCAGTGAAGAAGCGCTGCGTTCTGATATCCTCTGCAACCTGGCTTCATATAAATCAAAA CTGAAGTCTTTCCAGCACGCTCTGAGCTCCCATGACTGCTCCAGGAATGTGTATATAAAGAAAAACGGGTTCACTCTTCACCGCAACCCCATCGCCCAAAGCACAGATGGTGCCCGCGGGAAGATCGGCTTCTCGGAGGGCCGGCACGCCTGGGAGATCTGGTGGGAGGGTCCTCTTGGCACGGTGGCGGTGATCGGCATCGCGACCAAGAGGGCTCCCATGCAGTGCCAGGGCTACGTGGCGCTTCTAGGCAGCGATGACCAGAGCTGGGGATGGAATCTAGTAGACAACAACCTGCTTCACAACGGAGAGGTCAACGGCAACTTCCCCCAGTGCAACAACGCACCAAAATACCAG atCGGGGAGAGAATACGTGTAATCCTGGACATGGATGATAAGACACTAGCCTTTGAGCGAGGTTTTGAGTTCCTTGGAGTGGCGTTCCGAGGGCTGCCCAAAACATGCCTGTTTCCAGCTGTGTCAGCCGTCTATGGGAACACTGAAGTGACTATGGTGTATCTGGGGAGACCCCTGGATGGATAA
- the nrros gene encoding transforming growth factor beta activator LRRC33, with product MPVFDRLSIVLCHAVVPLLVILLSVSGHPQIFPCRLIQSTALCSSCQLSVVPDHLPHQIEEIFLDKNLLLNLQDGCLSRYPLLRTFSCANNWLKTVEESVFSETSRLENVNLANNELYNGHKQLAQSLSSLSQLKALDLSGNGLSEDMVSVLVQNLSSLESLYLSRNTMLRLDESTFRNLHQLRELNVERNLLFEIDGAFDHMTKLQRLNLAFNCLPCLVNFEMTQLLVLNASHNSIEWFITNQNLTETFQLETLDLSDNHLMFFPFLPTKNRIRTLLLSNNRVGFYQHLSNYTSANWTTSVEYYNLAQNVSSVTVELWNENLHGDLSSVELLDLSENKVNYFPQGFVQQMPHLYWLRLRSNCLQSFSLTAEDLPVTLYELDVSRNRLTELKASQRSVSELNNLTHLNLSANDLQNLPTRIFASLPKLRTLDLSYNAVDVCYLPSSSGCLVWTNIVSLKQLYLASCSIQNIPSSAFKGTPLTHLELSNNPDLNLKQESLEGLANTLQHLGLGNTGLQDFNFSPYSHLKFLNIGRNSLPELPESLMALNLKLLDLRDNLLTTIPSQHAGMLAQRLQTVYMNGNAFNCCHLDWYRTFGENRDISIVDLSEITCLDLNHRRHKVVLLDAVYCGGSSNEESVVWYILLFVTVSVSIMGISIIYMLTFKPRMLPRAIKKRCWRPAPY from the exons ATGCCGGTGTTCGATCGCTTGTCCATCGTGCTCTGTCACGCGGTGGTGCCGCTGCTGGTCATCCTGCTTTCGGTCTCAGGACATCCGCAGATCTTCCCCTGCAGACTG ATCCAAAGCACAGCTTTGTGCAGCAGCTGTCAGCTCTCCGTCGTACCAGATCATTTACCACATCAAATTGAGGAGATCTTCTTAGACAAGAACCTTCTGTTAAATCTTCAAGATGGTTGTCTCTCCAGGTATCCTCTTCTACGGACGTTCAGCTGTGCGAACAATTGGCTAAAGACGGTGGAAGAGAGTGTGTTCTCTGAAACTTCCCGTTTAGAAAACGTCAATTTAGCTAACAACGAGCTTTACAATGGACACAAGCAGTTGGCCCAGTCTTTAAGCTCTCTGTCCCAGCTAAAAGCCCTTGATCTTTCGGGTAATGGCCTGTCGGAGGATATGGTGTCTGTGCTGGTACAGAATCTCTCCTCGCTTGAGTCTCTATACTTGTCACGGAATACCATGCTGAGGCTGGATGAGTCAACATTCAGAAACCTTCATCAGCTCAGGGAGCTGAACGTCGAGAGAAACTTGTTGTTTGAGATCGATGGAGCGTTTGATCACATGACAAAGCTCCAGAGGTTAAACCTGGCCTTCAACTGCTTACCATGTTTGGTCAACTTTGAAATGACCCAACTGCTGGTCCTAAACGCCAGCCACAATTCCATCGAATGGTTCATAACCAATCAAAACTTGACTGAGACCTTTCAGTTGGAGACGCTGGATCTCTCCGACAACCATTTGATGTTCTTTCCATTCCTTCCGACAAAAAACCGAATAAGAACTTTGCTCTTGTCCAACAATCGAGTCGGTTTTTACCAGCACTTATCAAATTACACCAGTGCAAATTGGACCACTAGTGTTGAGTACTACAACTTGGCACAAAATGTAAGCAGTGTCACAGTAGAGCTCTGGAACGAGAACCTTCACGGTGATCTTTCCTCAGTAGAGCTCTTGGACTTAAGTGAAAACAAGGTGAACTACTTCCCTCAGGGATTCGTTCAACAGATGCCGCATCTTTACTGGCTGAGGCTGAGAAGTAACTGTTTACAGTCCTTCAGTTTGACGGCTGAAGATCTACCAGTTACCCTTTATGAACTGGACGTTAGTCGAAACAGGTTAACCGAGCTGAAGGCAAGCCAACGTTCTGTTAGCGAGCTGAACAATCTCACACATCTCAATCTGAGTGCAAATGACCTTCAGAACCTTCCAACTAGGATTTTTGCCAGTCTACCAAAACTTCGGACACTAGATCTGAGTTACAACGCTGTGGACGTGTGTTACTTGCCAAGTTCCTCAGGATGTCTTGTGTGGACTAATATTGTTTCCCTAAAACAGCTCTATCTTGCCAGCTGTAGCATTCAGAACATCCCGTCTTCAGCGTTCAAAGGCACGCCACTAACCCATCTCGAACTTTCCAACAATCCAGACTTGAACCTCAAACAGGAATCTCTGGAAGGTCTCGCAAACACATTGCAGCATTTGGGACTTGGTAATACCGGTCTTCAAGACTTCAACTTCTCTCCATACAGCCATTTGAAGTTTTTAAACATCGGTAGAAACTCACTACCAGAACTTCCTGAATCTCTAATGGCATTAAACCTGAAGCTTCTGGACTTGAGGGATAACTTGTTGACAACCATCCCGTCCCAACATGCTGGCATGTTAGCTCAAAGACTGCAGACTGTTTATATGAATGGAAATGCTTTCAACTGTTGCCATTTAGACTGGTACAGGACCTTCGGGGAGAATAGAGACATCAGTATTGTAGATCTCTCAGAGATTACATGTTTGGACTTAAACCACAGGCGTCACAAGGTCGTGCTTTTGGACGCCGTCTATTGTGGTGGTTCTAGCAATGAGGAGTCTGTTGTTTGGTACATTCTTCTCTTTGTAACAGTCAGTGTTTCCATTATGGGTATATCCATCATTTACATGCTCACCTTTAAGCCAAGAATGTTGCCTCGCGCTATTAAAAAGAGATGCTGGAGGCCGGCTCCTTATTGA